One Ahaetulla prasina isolate Xishuangbanna chromosome 10, ASM2864084v1, whole genome shotgun sequence genomic region harbors:
- the LOC131204157 gene encoding formyl peptide receptor 2-like isoform X1, which produces MLIAILPFPDFFHLIFRPPSPQRPNCIMNASSTALWLPNASLPSPLETASDLNRFRDILKIIFYTVIFLLGSFGNGIVIWITARQVSRTISCVWFFNLALADFLFSVSRIAPLVAVKEGWAFGSFVCKANGFIKYLNMFCSEFLLASISMDRAACIAYPLWARKHRNIHLVWLAAVGAWLMAIVTSIPFYFYRKVDTKNNRTKCLVILKGEEPGVQVTIYMLRLICGFLAPFTIIVVCYGIIVVVLRRRQTSLHSKKSFKVILALVVTFFVCWLPYHITQLLKLLGANGPTFSFITLGAAFLAYLNSCANPFLYFFMSVDFHKKLSLYNIIRALKGTLLEENSPLIRKSTSSHKGSFFMSEQAISTEITQLPCGNSTSEI; this is translated from the coding sequence atgCTTATTGCTATTCTcccttttcctgatttttttcatttaatttttaggCCGCCTTCTCCGCAACGTCCCAATTGCATCATGAATGCTAGTTCTACTGCTTTGTGGCTTCCCAATGCATCCTTGCCATCAcccttggaaaccgcttctgatcTAAATAGGTTCAGAGACATTCTTAAAATCATCTTCTACACGGTTATTTTTCTCCTTGGTTCCTTCGGCAATGGAATCGTGATCTGGATCACGGCCCGCCAAGTTTCACGGACCATCAGCTGTGTCTGGTTCTTCAACCTAGCTCTGGCTGACTTCCTCTTCTCCGTGAGTCGTATAGCGCCTCTTGTAGCGGTGAAGGAAGGTTGGGCCTTTGGGAGCTTTGTGTGCAAAGCCAACGGCTTCATCAAGTACCTCAACATGTTCTGCAGCGAGTTTCTTTTAGCCTCAATCAGTATGGACCGGGCTGCTTGTATCGCCTACCCGTTATGGGCCAGAAAACACCGGAACATCCACTTGGTATGGCTTGCAGCCGTCGGAGCTTGGCTCATGGCCATCGTCACAAGTATCCCTTTCTACTTTTACCGTAAAGTGGACACGAAGAACAACCGAACCAAATGCTTGGTGATCCTAAAGGGAGAAGAACCAGGAGTACAAGTGACCATCTACATGTTGAGGCTGATATGTGGGTTCTTGGCCCCCTTCACCATCATTGTGGTCTGCTACGGCATCATTGTCGTGGTCCTGAGGAGACGTCAGACCTCCCTCCACTCAAAGAAGTCCTTCAAAGTCATATTGGCCCTGGTAGTCACCTTCTTTGTCTGTTGGTTGCCCTATCACATCACCCAGCTCCTTAAATTGCTAGGAGCGAATGGCCCAACCTTCTCGTTTATTACTCTTGGTGCGGCCTTCCTGGCCTACCTCAACAGTTGTGCAAATCCATTCCTTTACTTCTTCATGAGCGTGGACTTCCACAAAAAGTTGAGCCTCTATAATATCATCAGGGCACTCAAGGGAACCTTACTGGAAGAGAACAGCCCCCTCATTAGAAAATCCACTAGTAGCCATAAAGGTTCATTTTTTATGAGCGAGCAGGCAATATCCACAGAAATCACTCAGTTGCCCTGTGGAAACTCAACCAGTGAAATTTGA
- the LOC131204157 gene encoding C3a anaphylatoxin chemotactic receptor-like isoform X2: protein MNASSTALWLPNASLPSPLETASDLNRFRDILKIIFYTVIFLLGSFGNGIVIWITARQVSRTISCVWFFNLALADFLFSVSRIAPLVAVKEGWAFGSFVCKANGFIKYLNMFCSEFLLASISMDRAACIAYPLWARKHRNIHLVWLAAVGAWLMAIVTSIPFYFYRKVDTKNNRTKCLVILKGEEPGVQVTIYMLRLICGFLAPFTIIVVCYGIIVVVLRRRQTSLHSKKSFKVILALVVTFFVCWLPYHITQLLKLLGANGPTFSFITLGAAFLAYLNSCANPFLYFFMSVDFHKKLSLYNIIRALKGTLLEENSPLIRKSTSSHKGSFFMSEQAISTEITQLPCGNSTSEI from the coding sequence ATGAATGCTAGTTCTACTGCTTTGTGGCTTCCCAATGCATCCTTGCCATCAcccttggaaaccgcttctgatcTAAATAGGTTCAGAGACATTCTTAAAATCATCTTCTACACGGTTATTTTTCTCCTTGGTTCCTTCGGCAATGGAATCGTGATCTGGATCACGGCCCGCCAAGTTTCACGGACCATCAGCTGTGTCTGGTTCTTCAACCTAGCTCTGGCTGACTTCCTCTTCTCCGTGAGTCGTATAGCGCCTCTTGTAGCGGTGAAGGAAGGTTGGGCCTTTGGGAGCTTTGTGTGCAAAGCCAACGGCTTCATCAAGTACCTCAACATGTTCTGCAGCGAGTTTCTTTTAGCCTCAATCAGTATGGACCGGGCTGCTTGTATCGCCTACCCGTTATGGGCCAGAAAACACCGGAACATCCACTTGGTATGGCTTGCAGCCGTCGGAGCTTGGCTCATGGCCATCGTCACAAGTATCCCTTTCTACTTTTACCGTAAAGTGGACACGAAGAACAACCGAACCAAATGCTTGGTGATCCTAAAGGGAGAAGAACCAGGAGTACAAGTGACCATCTACATGTTGAGGCTGATATGTGGGTTCTTGGCCCCCTTCACCATCATTGTGGTCTGCTACGGCATCATTGTCGTGGTCCTGAGGAGACGTCAGACCTCCCTCCACTCAAAGAAGTCCTTCAAAGTCATATTGGCCCTGGTAGTCACCTTCTTTGTCTGTTGGTTGCCCTATCACATCACCCAGCTCCTTAAATTGCTAGGAGCGAATGGCCCAACCTTCTCGTTTATTACTCTTGGTGCGGCCTTCCTGGCCTACCTCAACAGTTGTGCAAATCCATTCCTTTACTTCTTCATGAGCGTGGACTTCCACAAAAAGTTGAGCCTCTATAATATCATCAGGGCACTCAAGGGAACCTTACTGGAAGAGAACAGCCCCCTCATTAGAAAATCCACTAGTAGCCATAAAGGTTCATTTTTTATGAGCGAGCAGGCAATATCCACAGAAATCACTCAGTTGCCCTGTGGAAACTCAACCAGTGAAATTTGA
- the LOC131204153 gene encoding interferon-gamma-inducible GTPase 10-like, translated as MGNIFPKDDVRREFEDLKSDLNRGKIPEAAAEFRGYINEMQNLPLNIAVVGKAGAGKSSFINAVWGINDDDDEAAEVWTVEETKMPKAYSHPSFPNITIWELPEIRERNSKAAEYFEKVQFERYDVFIMLVTDRFTENDAFLAKEIQRMRKKFYYVHSKIDLSIEGERRKRNFKMEKTLETIRNYCEDNLKESSELPERVFLISNLHVHMYEFPLLREKMAAELPDYKKHILTLAGQFFSENNLMDKKIKMNSYIERFAKLSWVCGAAIVWPLSLACDIGILMVAWEWFWKVFGLDKSSLRFLALQTGKGFKELKSGNRERPLVSTVHAQLVFFLLLKSAFWVMLPSVKYLGTSLAETVSVMKLVLDYMPGIGSVFDGVSSYAFMHYFLNRFLGNAVEDAQNVREKLLK; from the coding sequence ATGGGCAATATATTTCCAAAAGACGATGTAAGGAGAGAATTTGAAGATTTAAAGAGTGATTTGAATCGAGGAAAAATCCCCGAAGCAGCAGCTGAATTCCGAGGATATATAAATGAAATGCAAAACCTGCCACTCAATATTGCAGTTGTTGGAAAGGCCGGTGCTGGGAAATCCTCCTTCATTAATGCCGTCTGGGgcataaatgatgatgatgatgaagcagCCGAGGTCTGGACAGTTGAGGAAACCAAAATGCCAAAGGCCTATTCCCACCCCTCTTTTCCCAACATAACGATATGGGAGCTACCAGAGATCAGAGAACGTAATTCTAAGGCAGCTGAATATTTCGAGAAGGTTCAGTTTGAAAGATACGATGTCTTTATTATGCTTGTCACTGACCGCTTTACTGAAAATGATGCTTTCCTGGCAAAGGAAATACAAAGAATGAGGAAGAAGTTTTATTATGTGCATTCTAAAATAGATCTCAGTATTGAAGgcgaaaggaggaaaaggaatttCAAGATGGAGAAAACCCTGGAGACCATCAGGAATTATTGTGAAGATAATTTGAAAGAGTCATCTGAGCTCCCTGAGAGGGTATTTCTGATATCCAACCTGCATGTACATATGTATGAATTCCCTCTCCTGAGAGAGAAAATGGCCGCCGAACTTCCTGATTACAAGAAACACATTTTAACTCTGGCTGGGCAGTTTTTTTCAGAGAATAATTTGATGGACAAAAAGATTAAAATGAACTCATATATAGAGAGGTTTGCAAAGTTATCTTGGGTTTGTGGAGCAGCAATTGTTTGGCCCCTCTCTCTAGCTTGTGATATTGGAATCCTAATGGTTGCATGGGAATGGTTCTGGAAGGTGTTTGGCTTAGACAAGAGCTCCCTCCGCTTTCTGGCACTTCAGACGGGAAAAGGGTTTAAAGAGCTGAAATCGGGGAACCGGGAAAGGCCATTAGTCAGTACCGTCCATGCACAGCTGGtattttttctccttctgaagTCTGCTTTTTGGGTTATGCTCCCATCTGTGAAATATTTGGGGACCTCTCTTGCTGAAACTGTGTCGGTTATGAAACTGGTTCTTGATTACATGCCTGGAATCGGGTCTGTATTTGATGGAGTGAGTTCATATGCTTTCATGCATTATTTTCTGAACAGATTTCTTGGCAATGCGGTGGAGGATGCCCAGAACGTTCGAGAAAAGCTTCTTAAGTGA